From one Sparus aurata chromosome 16, fSpaAur1.1, whole genome shotgun sequence genomic stretch:
- the ap5s1 gene encoding AP-5 complex subunit sigma-1, with protein sequence MVRCFLIHTVCPVGAVAAGDSRVLYSRVFGPDEVMMSELSPEERRLLQKEKTAVVARHVRSAVSLFREASGQPLVEMVPGEEALALQEADSGVVRLRAGDPFSEEMSALWLGVQSLGFALVCEPHENLLLAEGTLRNLTRHCLDHLHMLGPGSEVLLRSNRIDALLSRLLPHGQLLFLNHRFAQSLEKEVAAYMAK encoded by the exons ATGGTCCGATGTTTCCTGATCCACACCGTGTGCCCGGTCGGTGCTGTCGCTGCCGGGGACAGTCGGGTTCTGTACTCGCGGGTGTTCGGACCTGATGAGGTCATGATGTCCGAGCTGAGcccggaggagaggagactCCTGCAGAAGGAGAAGACAGCTGTGGTTGCAAG GCATGTCCGCAGCGCCGTCTCTCTGTTCCGGGAGGCTTCGGGCCAGCCGCTGGTGGAGATGGTGCCCGGCGAGGAGGCGCTGGCCCTGCAGGAGGCCGACAGCGGGGTGGTGCGCCTGAGAGCTGGAGACCCCTTCTCTGAGGAGATGAGCGCCCTGTGGCTCGGGGTCCAGAGTCTGGGCTTCGCCCTCGTCTGCGAGCCCCACGAGAACCTCCTGCTGGCCGAGGGGACCCTCCGCAACCTGACCCGACACTGCCTGGACCACCTGCACATGCTTGGGCCGGGCAGCGAG GTCCTGCTGAGGAGCAACCGCATCGACGCTCTGCTCAGCCGCCTGCTCCCTCACGgccagctcctcttcctcaacCACCGCTTCGCCCAGAGTCTGGAGAAGGAGGTGGCAGCGTACATGGCCAAGTGA
- the cdc25b gene encoding M-phase inducer phosphatase 2, producing MESVHFFGSTSPVNNVLKTRPDGIPGLSSLTHPELSTKNTHCKNLFSPGPATVLSPVTNLALDMNNLAGLGSQCDTPKRRKHAPLEKIPSFASDVSSDAGLGMDPPSPMDSIEMEDTFEKAIQQSSRVVNQKMPIRRINSLPLQLQGFSPCMKGQETDSHRYGIFGQQPAEISSQRDNKENMPEEGFEFKKPTKPVSRCRMRSFNGGQSKDAFARRPSSAPALMFSSPPPIQQLDFCDSSPLFLRRSSLTSSLDDEDDGFLEVLDDNMENNSGMPMGMASLLTAPLVSDSAGEDSPVIRCRPRSLFRSPSMPSPVSRPSIKRPDCPGDETTPVRVKRRRSLAGTHVTNLEQNPESPRMGSALLQRSKSFCQTDIEKLLDGEDGSNELIGDFTKPFILPTVDGKHQDLKYITSETMVAAVSDHFNHLVERLIIIDCRYPYEFIGGHIKGALNLHQEDQVEDFLLKTPILSSCPDKRVVIIFHCEFSSERGPRMCRFVRERDRAMNEYPKLHYPELYILKGGYKDFYHEFKPQCEPESYVPMHHEDHKDDLRKFRLKSRTWAGERSKRDMYSRLKKL from the exons ATGGAGTCGGTTCACTTTTTCGGCAGCACCAGTCCTGTAAACAACGTTTTGAAAACTAGGCCCGATGGGATCCCCGGGCTTTCCTCGCTCACTCACCCCGAGCTGAGCACAAAGAACACGCACTGCAAGAACCTCTTCTCCCCAGGACCCGCGACTGTGTTGTCTCCTGTCACCAATTTGGCTCTGGACATGAACAATTTAGCAGGACTTGGAAG CCAATGTGATACCCCGAAAAGGAGAAAGCACGCACCCCTTGAGAAGATTCCCTCCTTTGCTTCTGACGTCTCATCTGATGCTG GCCTCGGCATGGATCCCCCCAGCCCCATGGACTCTATTGAAATGGAGGACAC ATTTGAAAAGGCCATTCAACAGTCAAGCAGAGTTGTCAACCA AAAGATGCCAATTCGAAGAATCAACTCATTGCCA CTCCAGCTCCAGGGCTTCAGTCCATGTATGAAGGGACAGGAAACGGATTCTCACCGCTACGGGATATTTGGACAACAACCCGCCGAAATCTCCTCACAACGCGACAACAAGGAGAACATGCCAGAG gaGGGTTTTGAATTTAAGAAACCAACCAAGCCTGTGTCGCGGTGCCGCATGCGCTCCTTTAATGGTGGTCAGTCAAAGGACGCGTTTGCCCGCCGCCCCAGTTCAGCACCAGCCCTCATG ttttcttcacctcctccaatCCAGCAGCTTGACTTCTGTGACTCCAGTCCCCTGTTCCTGAGACGCTCTTCCCTCACTTCGTCTCTAGACGATGAAGACGACGGCTTCCTGGAAGTTCTAGATGACAACATGGAG AACAACTCTGGGATGCCGATGGGAATGGCCAGCTTGCTCACTGCCCCACTGGTGTCTGACAGCGCAGGAGAAGACTCG CCTGTGATTCGCTGCCGGCCGCGGAGCCTGTTCCGCTCCCCTTCCATGCCCAGTCCGGTGTCCCGTCCCTCTATCAAGCGTCCCGACTGCCCCGGAGACGAAACCACGCCTGTCAGGGTGAAGAGGCGGCGCAGCCTGGCTGGAACGCACGTCACCAACCTGGAACAAAACCCTGAATCCCCAAGAATG ggCTCCGCTCTGTTGCAGCGGTCCAAGTCCTTCTGCCAGACAGACATTGAGAAGCTGCTGGACGGTGAGGACGGCTCTAATGAGCTAATAGGAGATTTCACCAAG cCTTTTATACTCCCCACAGTGGATGGCAAACACCAAGACCTCAAGTACATTACCTCAGAGACG ATGGTGGCAGCTGTGTCCGATCACTTTAATCATCTAGTCGAGAGACTCATCATCATCGACTGCAGATACCCCTACGAGTTTATCGGAGGACACATCAAG GGCGCTCTGAACCTGCACCAGGAAGACCAGGTGGAGGATTTCCTCCTCAAAACACCCATCCTCTCATCCTGCCCGGACAAACGCGTCGTCATCATCTTCCACTGCGAGTTCTCGTCGGAGCGCGGCCCTCGAATGTGCCGCTTCGTCAGGGAGCGAGACCGCGCCATGAACGAGTATCCCAAACTCCACTACCCAGAACTCTACATCCTCAAGGGCGGATACAAAGACTTCTACCATGAGTTCAAG CCACAATGTGAACCGGAGTCCTACGTGCCCATGCACCACGAGGACCACAAGGACGACCTGAGGAAGTTCCGCCTCAAGAGTCGCACCTGGGCCGGGGAGCGCAGCAAGAGAGACATGTACAGCCGCCTGAAGAAGCTGTGA